The Burkholderia ambifaria AMMD genome has a segment encoding these proteins:
- a CDS encoding ABC transporter ATP-binding protein: MPAAIPACKPAADALVVEDIHKSFGGVEVLKGISLTARNHEVVSILGSSGSGKSTFLRCINLLEMPDRGRICVNGETLALKQAGRDGALVAADARQVMRVRRKLAMVFQQFNLWAHMTVLQNVMFVPVRVLGVPKRDARDKAIAMLERVGLAGKCEHYPNQLSGGQQQRVAIARALATDPDVMLFDEPTSALDPELVGEVLKVMRSLADEGRTMLVVTHEMGFAREVANRVVFVHQGRIEEDGSPDEVFASQKSPRFQKFLSSII; encoded by the coding sequence ATGCCAGCAGCAATTCCTGCATGCAAACCGGCGGCTGACGCGCTGGTGGTCGAGGATATTCACAAGTCGTTTGGCGGTGTCGAGGTGCTGAAGGGCATCTCGTTGACCGCGAGGAATCACGAGGTTGTGTCGATCCTCGGCAGCAGCGGGTCGGGCAAAAGTACGTTCCTCAGGTGCATCAACTTGCTGGAAATGCCCGACCGTGGCCGGATCTGCGTGAATGGCGAAACGCTCGCGCTGAAACAGGCGGGCCGCGACGGCGCGCTCGTCGCGGCCGACGCGCGGCAGGTGATGCGCGTGCGCCGCAAGCTCGCGATGGTGTTCCAGCAGTTCAATCTCTGGGCACACATGACCGTGCTGCAGAACGTGATGTTCGTGCCGGTGCGCGTGCTCGGCGTGCCGAAGCGCGACGCCCGCGACAAGGCGATTGCGATGCTCGAACGCGTCGGGCTCGCCGGCAAGTGCGAACACTATCCGAACCAGCTGTCGGGCGGCCAGCAGCAGCGCGTTGCGATTGCACGAGCGCTCGCGACCGACCCCGACGTGATGCTGTTCGACGAGCCGACGTCGGCACTCGATCCGGAGCTCGTCGGCGAAGTATTGAAAGTGATGCGCTCGCTGGCCGACGAGGGACGCACGATGCTCGTCGTCACACACGAGATGGGGTTTGCGCGCGAAGTCGCGAACCGCGTCGTGTTCGTCCACCAGGGACGAATCGAGGAAGACGGCAGTCCCGATGAGGTGTTCGCGAGCCAGAAATCACCGCGTTTCCAGAAGTTTCTGTCCAGCATCATTTGA
- a CDS encoding transporter substrate-binding domain-containing protein produces MKKLLQSLCVGAALLGSVAHAEQVVRVGTLADYAPFEYKDASGKLQGMEIDIGKKMCDTMKVKCQWVTMDFDALIPALKAKQIDAVLAQMSKTPEREQSVDFTRIFTTAPVQFVAKQGSGVTDNAATLRGKTIGVQTASTHESYLRRRLPASKSGINVKVYQTLDEAWLDLEAGRVDAVFADNTVAYDWLTKAGRKEGFDFVGKPIADAEIFGDGTAIAVRKGDAPLKALFDKGIAQVQADGTFAAANKRYFPFSIAPQ; encoded by the coding sequence ATGAAGAAGCTGCTTCAGTCGCTGTGCGTGGGCGCGGCATTGCTCGGATCGGTCGCGCATGCCGAGCAGGTCGTGCGGGTCGGCACGCTCGCCGATTACGCGCCGTTCGAATACAAGGATGCATCAGGCAAGCTGCAGGGCATGGAGATCGATATCGGCAAGAAGATGTGCGACACGATGAAGGTCAAGTGCCAGTGGGTGACGATGGATTTCGACGCGCTGATTCCGGCACTCAAGGCGAAGCAGATCGATGCGGTGCTCGCGCAAATGTCGAAGACGCCGGAGCGTGAGCAGTCGGTGGACTTCACGCGCATCTTCACGACGGCGCCCGTGCAGTTCGTCGCGAAGCAGGGCTCGGGCGTCACGGACAACGCCGCCACGCTGCGCGGCAAGACGATCGGCGTTCAGACGGCGTCGACGCACGAATCCTATCTGCGCCGCCGCCTGCCGGCGAGCAAGTCGGGGATCAACGTGAAGGTCTATCAGACGCTCGACGAAGCCTGGCTCGATCTCGAGGCCGGACGCGTCGATGCGGTGTTTGCCGACAACACGGTCGCGTACGACTGGCTGACGAAGGCCGGCAGGAAGGAAGGCTTCGACTTCGTCGGCAAGCCGATCGCCGATGCGGAGATCTTCGGCGACGGTACGGCGATCGCGGTACGCAAGGGCGACGCGCCGCTGAAGGCGCTGTTCGACAAAGGCATCGCGCAGGTGCAGGCGGATGGCACGTTCGCCGCAGCCAACAAGCGCTATTTCCCGTTCAGCATCGCGCCGCAATAA
- a CDS encoding aldehyde dehydrogenase family protein, with protein sequence MSARDAVMTDCTGAGVAEVRSPYDGSIVGQVRLSRADAAPALVERALDGARAAAAMPRSQRADILFRAAASVEAQAETFARTIALEAGKPLRQARKEVARCVNTLRLSGEEAKRLTGETIPFDGYPGSEDRSGYYTLEPLGVILAITPFNDPLNLVAHKLGPAIATGNAVILKPSLLAPLSAQALVEVLWEAGAPRDALQVVHGGAEIASALVRDRRIRMVTFTGGPQTGEAITRDAGLKKIAMDLGGNAPVIVMADCDLKDAAESCVSGAFWAAGQNCIGTQRIFVAEAAYEPFVRYFVELTGRMVVGDPLDDATDMGPMIGEEQAIRIERWVDEAVSCGATVLTGHRRRGALYEPTVLADVPHDARVWTDEVFAPVVTIEKFADLQQAFDAANASESCLHAGVFTGSLEVALGAAERLQAGGVMINDSSDYRFDGMPFGGFKHGSLGREGVRFAMTEMTQPKVVCFRRNRWLSS encoded by the coding sequence ATGAGCGCGCGCGATGCGGTGATGACCGACTGCACGGGAGCCGGCGTAGCCGAGGTTCGGTCGCCCTATGACGGCTCGATCGTCGGCCAGGTCCGTCTGTCGCGTGCCGACGCGGCGCCGGCCCTCGTCGAGCGCGCGCTCGATGGCGCGCGTGCAGCCGCAGCCATGCCACGTAGCCAGCGCGCCGACATCCTGTTTCGCGCGGCCGCGAGCGTGGAGGCACAAGCGGAGACATTTGCACGCACGATCGCGCTCGAAGCGGGCAAGCCGCTGCGGCAGGCCCGCAAGGAAGTCGCGCGCTGCGTGAACACGCTGCGCCTGTCGGGCGAGGAAGCGAAACGACTCACCGGCGAGACGATCCCGTTCGACGGGTATCCCGGCTCCGAGGATCGCAGCGGCTATTACACGCTGGAACCGCTGGGCGTAATTCTCGCGATCACACCGTTCAACGACCCGCTGAACCTCGTTGCACACAAGCTTGGACCTGCGATTGCGACCGGCAACGCGGTCATCCTGAAGCCCTCGTTGCTCGCGCCGCTGTCCGCACAGGCGCTCGTCGAGGTGCTGTGGGAAGCCGGTGCGCCGCGCGACGCGCTGCAGGTTGTGCACGGCGGCGCGGAGATCGCATCCGCTCTGGTGCGCGACCGGCGGATCCGGATGGTGACCTTCACGGGCGGCCCGCAGACCGGCGAAGCCATCACACGCGATGCCGGCCTCAAGAAGATCGCGATGGACCTGGGCGGAAATGCGCCCGTGATCGTCATGGCCGACTGCGACCTGAAGGATGCCGCCGAATCGTGCGTGTCGGGCGCATTCTGGGCCGCAGGACAGAACTGCATCGGCACGCAGCGAATCTTCGTCGCCGAAGCCGCGTACGAGCCGTTCGTCCGGTATTTCGTCGAACTGACCGGCAGGATGGTCGTCGGCGATCCGCTGGACGACGCGACCGACATGGGGCCGATGATCGGCGAGGAACAGGCGATCCGTATCGAACGCTGGGTCGACGAAGCCGTGTCGTGTGGCGCGACAGTGCTGACCGGCCATCGGCGGCGCGGGGCACTGTACGAACCGACGGTGCTCGCGGACGTGCCGCACGACGCGCGCGTATGGACCGACGAGGTATTCGCGCCGGTCGTGACGATCGAGAAATTCGCCGACCTGCAGCAGGCGTTCGACGCGGCCAACGCGTCGGAGAGCTGCCTGCATGCAGGCGTGTTCACCGGCAGCCTGGAGGTGGCGCTCGGCGCGGCCGAGCGCCTGCAGGCGGGCGGCGTGATGATCAACGATTCGTCCGATTACCGCTTCGACGGCATGCCGTTCGGCGGATTCAAGCATGGGTCGCTGGGCCGCGAAGGCGTTCGGTTCGCGATGACGGAAATGACGCAGCCGAAGGTGGTCTGCTTCAGGCGCAACCGGTGGCTGTCGAGCTGA
- a CDS encoding ABC transporter permease — translation MDILVNYGAQIAAGALVTLELAVAALCVGMLLGIAGASAKLSSLGWLRHATYALTNFLRGIPEFLILLICYFGLSHLLNAQFDGAFVISPFSAGVIALAVVFGAYSSEMFRGAFIAVPAGQIEAARAYGMTRLQTLWHVRLPQAWRICLPSLNNMWQNLLKDTSLVSIVGLEDMLRKANIAAQFTKQPFVFYVTVGIVYFGFLVVSNPVFAWLERIAGRGYAKRI, via the coding sequence ATGGACATCTTGGTGAACTACGGCGCGCAGATCGCGGCTGGCGCGCTCGTCACGCTGGAGCTTGCAGTCGCCGCGCTGTGCGTCGGCATGCTGCTCGGCATCGCCGGTGCATCGGCAAAACTGTCGAGCCTGGGGTGGCTCAGACATGCGACCTATGCGTTGACCAATTTCCTGCGCGGCATTCCCGAGTTCCTGATCCTGTTGATCTGCTACTTCGGGCTGTCGCATCTGCTCAACGCGCAATTCGATGGCGCCTTTGTCATCAGCCCGTTCTCCGCCGGCGTGATCGCGCTCGCCGTGGTGTTCGGCGCCTACTCCTCGGAGATGTTCCGCGGCGCGTTCATCGCGGTGCCGGCCGGACAGATCGAGGCCGCGCGCGCGTACGGGATGACACGCCTGCAGACACTGTGGCACGTGCGCCTGCCGCAGGCGTGGCGCATCTGCCTGCCGAGCCTGAACAACATGTGGCAGAACTTGCTGAAGGACACGTCGCTGGTGTCGATCGTCGGGCTCGAGGACATGCTGCGCAAGGCCAATATCGCCGCGCAGTTCACCAAGCAGCCATTCGTCTTCTACGTGACGGTCGGCATCGTCTATTTCGGATTTCTCGTTGTATCCAACCCCGTGTTCGCATGGCTCGAGCGCATCGCGGGCCGCGGTTACGCAAAACGCATCTGA
- a CDS encoding ABC transporter permease, whose amino-acid sequence MNDFLSLIVQSGPDVARGIWITLELLVLSCTLAFALAVPLAVARTSACRWLSTPTRLFMSVFRGTPLLVQIFVLYYGLAQFSIVRASPLWLLVGGSFSCALCALTLNLAAYMAEDIRGGIAGVPAGEKEAALAFGMSRFMLTWFVIVPRAIGIVAPTLGNEIVLQLKSTALASTITVLDLTGVARRISIETYTTDALMLAGIVYVGITAVLSTVLKRVEGLLNRHLGSVRA is encoded by the coding sequence ATGAACGACTTTCTTTCCCTCATCGTGCAGTCCGGCCCGGACGTCGCGCGCGGCATATGGATCACGCTCGAACTGCTGGTGCTGTCATGCACGCTCGCGTTCGCGCTCGCGGTGCCGCTGGCTGTCGCGCGCACGTCGGCATGCCGGTGGCTGTCGACACCGACCCGCCTGTTCATGTCGGTGTTTCGCGGCACGCCGCTGCTGGTGCAGATTTTCGTGCTGTATTACGGGCTCGCGCAGTTCTCGATCGTGCGCGCGTCGCCTCTGTGGCTGCTGGTCGGCGGATCGTTCTCGTGTGCGTTGTGCGCGCTGACGCTCAATCTCGCGGCGTACATGGCTGAAGACATCCGCGGCGGGATCGCCGGCGTTCCCGCCGGCGAGAAGGAGGCCGCGCTCGCGTTCGGGATGAGCCGCTTCATGCTCACCTGGTTCGTGATCGTGCCGCGCGCGATCGGCATCGTCGCACCGACGCTCGGCAATGAGATCGTGCTGCAACTGAAGTCGACCGCGCTTGCCAGCACGATCACCGTGCTCGACCTGACCGGTGTCGCGCGACGCATCTCGATCGAAACCTATACGACCGACGCGCTGATGCTGGCCGGCATCGTGTACGTCGGTATCACGGCTGTGCTTTCGACCGTGCTCAAGCGCGTCGAAGGTTTGCTGAATCGCCATCTGGGCAGCGTGCGTGCTTGA